The DNA window TTTAGCTTAATTCCGAAACCTTCTGTCCCTACTTTCCGCaaacatttttgcatttgGCGATAACTTGTGTGAAGATTTTGATTATTTCAGCAACTACATTTGCCAGggaaagtaggaaaaaagaatggagaaCTTACCAGTTGCGGCGCTACCGCCAAACAGAACTGTCAGGATCTGAATAtttaaattctcttcaaaattcatGTAGACCGTAACATAACTCACCACAATGTATCGCTGCATTGGATCACCATGTCTGACAAAAGCCTGTGGAGTGTTTTATATTCTCACAGAATTATCGATTGTTTTTTCCCAAATCTATGTATTTTAGATTCCACCTGAAAACCTTTTTCGTCAATCTATTTTGTTGAACTATTGAATTTTGAACTGCTTTTTCGATGTAATGGAAGAATTCATTGGAAAATTCCGGCAATAATCCTCCAGAAGTTTTTCACACTTCCTCGCTAAATCATCACGGGACGCGTTTACGAGAAAAACGCTTCTCGATGAGAGCAGTTTTCTGGTCAACCATTAATGATTTTCCCAATTTGAGCCCTCATCATTTGTGTTTCTCATACATGACGTCATAATCAGTTCGCCTGCTGATAATCCACAACGTTTGCTCAGTAGACATTAACAAAGTTTATCGACCACGAAACCTCTCCTTGTGCCGAGTTTTTAAACAAATCGCTGTCAGCAAGTCTCCCCCTACCGTGCTTTGATCCCCTCATGCACGCAATTAGTATCAACAGTAAGAAGTAAGGATATAAGGAATTCCTATGCGCAATTGTAGTGAAAATTATTGGTCGTGGTTTAGTAAGAAAGGAAACTTTTATTGAGACTGGAGTAGCTGAGATATCTGCAGCAAAAGTGTGTTACTCTGTGTGAtataacaattttaaaaaatttaaaaaatcgccATTTAGAGTGACTACGACGTTCATCGCAACACATATTCATTTTCTAACTGATCTatgtttttacttcttccaACAATTAGTGCAATTATCAGTTTTGTTCAGTGTTACAAGTTAACTGTAGAGGAGTACTGTGCGATATCAGTCAAGCATATCCTTGTTTGCGTGATTTCGTTTCATCCAACACTTTACGAAAAATTTGCACTAAGCATCATTGCGCTTGCGATCGAGTTGCAGTGTGATTATCCATACCAATATGCTACCAATAAATCAACGCCCTTATAACCGGTTACACCAGTAGGATCTACAAGAAAACAGTGAACTTTCGAACGCACTAGACAGTGACAGCTGAGCAGTAACACTAAACGATTGTTTTGATAAAGAGATAGAGACGGGGTATCTAAGGTGGATCCACTCGGGAAGAGCTTAGCAATTTCTTATTGTGTCTTATTCAAGTGTGAGTAGAGCCGCACATTTGGGACTCAACTTCTTCAGTCAGTGCTCGTCTTTTTGCCCTTTTTTGCTCTGAGGTCTATTTGCGCGACTATTTTGCGAAGAAAATAGCGCCAGCTCTTCTCTACACCTTCTCAAGAAAAAGTCAATCAATACTACGTGAAGTTTGGTTTGGTGAAATGTGAAATTATGTACGTGGCTGCGTTCGATGTGGCTTTGTGGTGTTGGCGGTTTCGATCGCAGTGACGTCCCCTCATAGTTCTTATGGATCACTAAACCGAATGATCCCACTGGCGATTGATTAGTATTATGGATCATAACTGTATTGGTATTATTGATTTGATCACATCATCTAGTTTGttaatcaaatatttttgatagaaatcaataatccgtggagaaaatgagaaatgagtgGACAAAGTTGTGTAGCAGTCTACATCTTAGATGTTATACAAGCGACCATGTCATTGCAGATAGTTCATATATGCTGCGGAGGTGTGAGATGTCAGGAATGCTTTCATTACTAGCTTCACAGTCTAGCTGAAGAAGTTGGTCGACGCACAAACTCTACAGAAAGATTTTATCTTGTAGGTTGGAGCGCCGCGAACACCTTCTCTCAAAGATCACTATAAATCTAATCTTTGTCTGAAGTTTAACGCTCCTTGGAGTAAAGTGGCAAACCACGTTCGGAAATCAAGAACATCTTGCAATCGTGCAGCCAGCCGTCGTGGACAGAAGTTGAGCAACAAAAATTCTGTCCTGTCGTATCTAATTGTTGCTTCTTTTTAAGACTGCGAATAGTAGAGCGTATTCCAGATAATCGAGCAGGTTTCTTTCGAAGGTTGAGAGTTTCAGTTTAGAAAGAATGGAGCCATCGACGAAGTTAGAAAGTGTGGATTCCGTGGGATTACCAAGAAGGAATAGATGAAACGAATTCTGATATTCTTTCGagtgttctcaaaaaaaaactagttcagGATGAGTAGAtcttttttggtttgtttttcattctttttatggTAAAGTGTGGTTGGGGAGCACTCAGCGGTACCCTTTCTCGaggtaaataatcaaatcaattggCGCCTTGAGGTCTAAGCATTTGTCTTAaaagatctatgacatgtatactaaagttactaagagaaaaaagtaagttagagcgtcgggaaataaaggcgccactgagtggtcccccagctacattttaccttACTTTTTACACCTgctgcttcttttcttcttaacgTTTTATGTTTTAGAAAGGTTCGTACCACGAGAGGTCGCGGTCATTGAGACAttttctactattattattattactacctGCTTATTCCCTTATCTACGTTATGGAAGCTATTTGcagattagttttttttttggatacttCTTTGTGTCTCTTTTTGCATACAAATGGTATTGTCCTAATTGTAGCGTTTCGATCAACTAGTGTCCAGTTTGCAAGACATCATCAACGTATGCCCCCTTGACGGCACTGAACTGGACGAAGTGATACAAAAGATGTAGAATGAAAGAAAGTGCGCGCTTATTTAATATCTCATCatcattattatcatattatctTTGCTTGTGTTCATAGAAACATAATATGTAAACGTTTACGGGTACATAGTGTATAAACTTGGTACGACATACGAGTGAGCTTCCAAAGCATTCAATGATTCGCATGATCTTGCGCATGCGACAACAAAAGATGACAGAAGGTAGAGCAAACGATGACGAGAGAAACGTGAAAAGATACATGATACAACTGTGCACGCAAATACACCTCTCGCATCAAAGAGCAAATTAATTGGACACATAAATCAAAGCGGGTAAAATGTCTAGTTTAGTCGTTGTTGTTTAGttcacatgtcatagatcttctaagactaatgcttaggctttaggtcccgattgatttgattatttacttcgagaaataagggcgccactgaatgGCCGCCCAAGTACACTTTACCCAATCAAAGCAATAACAGAAAACGAAATCCACCTATTAGACACtgaaagatggaaaagaaaaaaattcaaacgaaaaaacattattttagcTTGTCGTAAATGTTCGCACAATGTGTGCAGCCTTCACAAAACGACATATGTTTTCGAGCGGGTGCGAATTCCAAACGCTTATAAGCTCAGGGTAGACCGTGATGAATTTGTGGAGTACGATGAATGGAAGAAAGATCTACCCAACAGCTCATACTCGAGACAGGTTAACGCGCAATTTCTCAGCAAGATAAGAGATTGATAGCAATGAAAAGACAATATAAGAAATGTTGTAGTAGCTAGAgcttattttctaatttgaaGCTTCAATGGATCGTCTACTTCGAGGATTGGCCATGGGGGTAGACCGTGTTGTCCTTGCTCGGAAGATGTTTGAATTCATGCTCTACAGATGGGCGCCAGAGAGGTAACTGATGACCCTACTCATCCGGATTCTGCTGAGACCGTGCACATATCGGCGTTAGCATTACTGAAAATGCTAAAGCATGCTAGAAGTGGAGTGCCGTTGGAGGTTGGAACTATTCGGAGGAGTAGACAATGAAATATGGACCCGTGAGatctttcaggttatgggcctTATGTTAGGCAGTTTTGTGGACGACTACACCATAAACGTTGTGGACGTCTTTGCAATGCCACAGAGTGGAACAGTGGGTTATGAGCAACCGTACGACGATGAACCAATATTTCTGCTCAGTCACTTTTTTATCCTCTACTTCTTTCTACATTATGGCTGGGGTGTacgtgactttatccttcccTTGTGAAAATCCCCACGCTTCTATCTCATGCAATTTTTGGAAGTGATGCTAGACACAATTGTCGATGATGATAACGATCTAATTTCCGGCTGTTGTTGGCTTCTAAGCAATCGACAACACCAAACAGGAAACCTGACGGCTGCAATCAATATATATCAGAGTATATTTAATCGTCATCGCCCACGGTGCTACAAATCTGAACTTTAGACTTCTTGTGCTCCTTCATtggccttcactgatcaacaaaaataaaaaaaaaaacgctgcacTTCCTGTAAATTTTTGCTACAGAATCATGTAGTTCTTTCTCCAACAATGCTTTCCTCGTTCCTTTTTGGAAATTCAAGCGTTGATGAAATATTTCACAGCTCCGGTTTCACAAATACCTAAGTGGATCAGTATGGCATTTGAAGAATTCGCAAACTTGACCCTTCATATACGTTTCTCAGATACCGCTACAGTTTCAAAACCCTCGAAACTTGAGCTTTTTTCCCCCAATAATTGgaacagaatgatgtgctaacaagCAATGACGTGAACGTCTTCAGCACAAATTCGCTCGGAATTATTGTGCGGTATTTTACGCCAACTGCGCTGATCTGAATTTTTGCAACATCGCACATGCATTtacgcatacatacatatacacaaaGACACATACCGATTaggcgcgttattatatagcatgatgataGTGACATCGACGACAATCTCTGTTTCCAATCCAGAGCAAAACCAAGATCATTTTTTAGGCTTACCTTCGTTTTTTCACAACAATGTGTTTTTCCTGCGCGTCATCGCCTTTCACTACGTGAATCAAAATCTTTGCTCGAACCACTGTCCCCAATTCTACTCGACAAGATTTCTGCTAAAGTTGTGTGTTACAGAGCGTCACTGTGGAATCCGTCGACCCAGTTTATCAGACGAAACACATGGAACTGTTGAAGCAGACCGGGCGCTCGGAAATGGTAGTAGGATGGTAATTTGACAATAACATGACAactactttctttctttttcatagtttGAGTGTGTTGATAAAGAGATCAGAGAATATGGGGCACTCCATTGGACACATGTCCGAATTCCATTAAGCACATTCCACAGCGATATCTTTGTATGAATTTCCGTTGCTTACAAAACAAACTTACTTCTTCACACTCTATTAAACACCTAGGATATCTATCCTTTTACGCATTTGCTATCTCTGATGGGTATTGAGGTGGCCAGGGCAATCGTGGCGATAACCACGATCGCTCCACCCCAATCAGAAACAGCAGCTCCAACAGCGGTGAAATGTAGCTGCAGCCTTAGTTTTGTGTTTGTCGAAACCGTAGATTCTTATATATCTGAAATGGCCCGATGTGGATCTAGCAACTCAAGGTACCACTCTCACCCTGGATTTGGTTGTTGGTTATCGAGTGTCGATGTCAGCACACAACAGTCGTTCGAAGCGCTTCATCCGAGAGCTGTAGCCTTAGTGGTGGATCCTATACAGAGCGTTAAAGGAAATGTTAGTGTTCTTTTACGcaactgttggggaaaaaactaattttgtttttgcaagtTTAGGTGATGCTGGACGCATTTCGATCAATAAATCCGTTGGCAGTGAACCCTCGCCTGTGCGCACCAACTGCTGAAGCTCGTCAAACCACAAGTAATATGGGTCATCTGGTCCGACCAAGTCTTGTGTCGACTGTGCACGGTTTAGGATTACGGTGTGCTGGATCTTCTGCTAGTAAAGAGTGCAGATATATGTCTATAGATGTTTTAGGTACTACTCTTTGAACTGCGCTTACAAACTCGCCATTAGAGAGCAAAAGATGTTATCTCGTCTGAATCAAAAAACTTGGCTAGATGGGATGGTATGTAGATTCTTAGGTAAAATCCTACTTCGAGACATACCGCCTAATCCATAGTAGCACAGAATGTATTCGAACGATTGAGCGCAATACACGGTGTCACTTCTTGACACTCACTTAATCTCTCACTCATTTTAATCTCTCCTATTACTTGAACTCTCTATCGCTCCTTCCTTAAATAGGGAGAGATTTCCGCCTGCGATGTAGACGTATATTTGGTGTGTCTGAAGTGGGATCGACTTCGACGCAGAGTTCAGAGTATATAATATAGAAACGGAGCGGTCATGATACGATTATGTTCTTCACATTTGCTATCTTTGACATTGTTTTGAAGCAACCATGAACAATCCCATTTGAGGTTCATCTCTCCCACcattttccagaatattcgTAAGTTTTCTGGTGTTGAACACTCCAACTGCGAGCAAGTAGAAGAAATGCTCAAACTAACTCGTTTATTCACCAAGGCAAGTACCTTTCATGACCTCATTAGCCAAGCGTTTCATTTATGCGATAAATGTTCAAGGAAATACAGTCGGATCAACAAGGCAGTGCTAACgaacaacaaattaaaaaatatgggAGACTGAACGCTAAGCAAAAACTTGAACAGGTAAATGttgtttaattttcaattttgctgTTGTTGGTTTGTGTTGTTAATTTTtcgttcgttgtttttttttccaattttttgatttcatcaACTATATCTTTCAGCTAGCTAACGAAATCATGGCCGACAACATTATACAGGAACTGAGTACTGTGATCAGCGCACATTCATTACATTAGAAATACCTAAGTTCGACCAAAAATACAAGCACTGATCTCCAAAAATTCGCATTGATTTTGAATAAAGAGGATAGTAAAAACCACTTACAATTATCCTACTGCTTTAAGCGTAGAACTATCATATTGGTGTAAATGCCTGTCTCAAGATACTATGTCATTTCTGTTGTTGTAAAGTGCTTTTTAAAGCAGTCTTCAAGAGGTGCCAAAGTAGAGCGATGCGGATTTCCATCATATTCTGCGGAACCATTAGCAGTACGTGAAATATTCTCATCATATAATCCGCATCCgtctgaaatgaaaacattgaaaaattttagtcaaatttattatttaagcGGATCTGGACCATAGCTCAGAACCTAAACATCGGCACCATCGAAGTGATACTCTTCTGACGGAATCTAATTGAAAAGAGCAGGCCGGTACTCAGCACTTTCTTGACACAATAAAACAATTTGCGTTTTAACAACGTTTGTCAAcgttcaacaacaacaatcgtATTACATTGgcttttcacaattttttcagtAGACAATAACATGATGAACATGACAAGACTTGACCTGAGTACACTGCATATTATGTTAACTTGCTACATTCCCATATGACTATGTACGTTCATAATGGACAGCGTTAATTCTTTAAATTAGGCACCACCGCCTTTTTCACAAATACAGATCATTTTATCAGTCTTGAATGTTGAAGCGCAATGCACTCGTAAACAATTTGCAATTTCGGAGTTATTGTAAGGACTGTAACTTTCACAATGCCAGCAGCTTTACCTAGACAGGCCAGTGAAATTCGTGCAGCCGCTCATCGTGAacatggtatataataacgggcttactCTGTCACGTGCATGTGTGTGCTGTGTgttgtgtgtatatgtgtgtatgtgtgtgttgtgtgtgtttgtgaaGCGAAATTCCAAAGAGGGGATGCGGCGAAACAAAAAGCGTCGAACTGGTGCTGGTGCGCCGACGTCAGATAGATGTGAAAATGGTTCCGACGGATCCCGCAGCTTCGGATTGGTGAGCCGGCACCAGATAGGTGTAAAAGGAGGTATGACGGGTGCCTCGGCGTCGCATTGGTGTCCCAGCgtcagatagctgtaaaatgggttCCGACAGGTCCAGAAgcatcgaattggtgcgccggagTTGTAGAGAGGTAAAAGggtgtgcgacgggttccACGTCATCGGATCGGTGGGcctgcgccagatacctatgaaATGGGGACGACGAACATCTGAAAATGCACATCTGAAGAACCTATCCCCAGTCAAAAGTCTCACCAAGACACCGGCAAGGCTCCTCACTTGTTTTCTGCCGGAATGCAAGAttcctaagcaatggaaaGTTGTTctcttcgggttccggagagcattcatcctcgtcttgcgactggcgaagtctcgacgggcacagcggatgcttttccccgcctctgcagcttcagccagcacttctgttcttctctctttaaggtcttcctttatcgcctctctgcaaaggtttgcgagctcggacgtgagttcttggttccctgcggctcgtgctgctccacgctggcgtatcagttcaagagtttcaagagacaggcgtctcttggtggtttcaaaactctcagccttcttcgcgcagtcgtgaaggtgttcaacaggccggtcatattcctcgtcgatgttgtccattgcggaatcttcccaaaagccggctagcgtagcaaagagatcccagttgatgatagtcctgggatttctctctctgaacttgacggctttctctgctctaccttgtgaaggaaaatcttcctcggaggagtcgatggtccgatcccgtatagaactctgatacaacagcgacgtccgtcaggtagaaccttttattgacgatgatgcggtctatttcattacggaaccctccaccgggtgactcccacgtccagcgtagagaggagggcttctggaattgcggaATTTCctatggatggtcttagtcgtcatgatgaactcggagagcctctctccctggtcattccattgtatgccgtgggtcccgatgtgaagttcctccggggttcttcttgggccaactttagcgttgaaatcgccaattatgaccttgtagaaggcatgatcttctcggtagaacttctccaggtccacatagaaagcttcgactccttcttcgtagcttgatgttggagcgtaagcgacgaagatagtcaaagctggtgttggaccacatcttctcatccgcagacgtccgattcgggtcgtagtATCATAGCTGTTCGAAATAATCGATGTTCTTTACCATACTCGTGTTACTACCGTTATTCgtgtacttgatcttcttggcttgcatcatcagatcttcgatggccgcttccgatgcaagcgtacgtgcgttataagtacagatcgccaacCTAGTCCTTTCcatttcggtagcctacatgactcctgcaatcccgtcctacctggcgctaccgtaccaggctttcctccggaatcaggagactcttttctattactgatttttgcataaaaattttaaaacccatgggcaggttgcaagcctctagtcccatgagttttttgagaacttccgttctcccggagtggacatgtggagcttatttgttggaggcaactccaaaccgcctcccttgcacctcccagtcacttgattgcaggcttttggccggaccgacgtgcgggatacaaggatgtcatgagtcagtcctggctcagcag is part of the Necator americanus strain Aroian chromosome V, whole genome shotgun sequence genome and encodes:
- a CDS encoding hypothetical protein (NECATOR_CHRV.G19523.T1), which translates into the protein MDRLLRGLAMGMGAREVTDDPTHPDSAETVHISALALLKMLKHARSGVPLEVMGLMLGSFVDDYTINVVDVFAMPQSGTSVTVESVDPVYQTKHMELLKQTGRSEMVVGWYHSHPGFGCWLSSVDVSTQQSFEALHPRAVALVVDPIQSVKGNVMLDAFRSINPLAVNPRLCAPTAEARQTTSNMGHLVRPSLVSTVHGLGLRYYSLNCAYKLAIREQKMLSRLNQKTWLDGMNIRKFSGVEHSNCEQVEEMLKLTRLFTKEIQSDQQGSANEQQIKKYGRLNAKQKLEQLANEIMADNIIQELSTVISAHSLH
- a CDS encoding hypothetical protein (NECATOR_CHRV.G19524.T1) encodes the protein MERTRLAICTYNARTLASEAAIEDLMMQAKKINYDTTTRIGRLRMRRCGPTPALTIFVAYAPTSSYEEGVEAFYVDLEKFYREDHAFYKVIIGDFNAKSSIRDRTIDSSEEDFPSQGRAEKAVKFRERNPRTIINWDLFATLAGFWEDSAMDNIDEEYDRPVEHLHDCAKKAESFETTKRRLSLETLELIRQRGAARAAGNQELTSELANLCREAIKEDLKERRTEVLAEAAEAGKSIRCARRDFASRKTRMNALRNPKRTTFHCLGILHSGRKQVRSLAGVLVRLLTGDRFFRCAFSDVRRPHFIDGCGLYDENISRTANGSAEYDGNPHRSTLAPLEDCFKKHFTTTEMT
- a CDS encoding hypothetical protein (NECATOR_CHRV.G19524.T2); translated protein: MRRCGPTPALTIFVAYAPTSSYEEGVEAFYVDLEKFYREDHAFYKVIIGDFNAKVGPRRTPEELHIGTHGIQWNDQGERLSEFIMTTKTIHRKFRNSRSPPLYAGRGSHPSSIRDRTIDSSEEDFPSQGRAEKAVKFRERNPRTIINWDLFATLAGFWEDSAMDNIDEEYDRPVEHLHDCAKKAESFETTKRRLSLETLELIRQRGAARAAGNQELTSELANLCREAIKEDLKERRTEVLAEAAEAGKSIRCARRDFASRKTRMNALRNPKRTTFHCLGILHSGRKQVRSLAGVLLSDAGTPMRRRGTRHTSFYTYLVPAHQSEAAGSVGTIFTSI